The proteins below come from a single Eubacterium limosum genomic window:
- the secA gene encoding preprotein translocase subunit SecA: MTALNQIFDPSKRDVKRLQKTADKILALESETASLSDNALRNKTHVFRERLKNGETVDHLIVEAFAVVREAAYRAIGLKPFLVQLIGGLVLHEGNIAEMKTGEGKTLVAALPTYLNALEGKGVFVVTVNDYLARRDRELMGKIHEFLGLRVGLVISGQSSEEKRQAYAADVVYGTNNEFGFDYLRDNMALSLDGQVQRGLHYAIIDEVDSVLVDEARTPLIIAAPGEPESKLYRLANRFVKMLKKEDYEKDEKLKSVQLTETGIRRAEMFFSVDNLADIVNMELFHCINKALYAHKMMQLDKDYIVAGGEVVIIDEFTGRTMPGRRFSDGLHQAIEAKENVQVNAETQTIATITFQNYFRMFDKLAGMTGTAKTEEDEFSSIYNLNVITIPTNKPMIRIDHEDEIYATEAAKFKAVTKDVLKRHQKGQPVLIGTVSIEKSEELSGYLQREGIEHTVLNAKYHELEAEIISKAGQAGAVTISTNMAGRGTDIGLDEAARKLGGLYVIGTERHESRRIDNQLRGRSGRQGDPGESRFYLSLEDPLLRIFGDERIKKLSEAIDLQEGEAITSKMLTKGIENAQKKLESKNFDDRKNVLKYDNVMNRQREIIYNQRQKVLDGEEIHDQILSMGQRIFESVLDIFMSGPIADHWDIEGLKEAFGKSFFPETDFCFVDILESREALEQEISVLFNAHLEKLSAALGRKKRDALEREILLKTVDMAWMDHIDNMDQLKQGIGLRSYGQNDPVKEYTKEGFAMFDEMVQEIQENTIRMLLRCQADMTIADRSY, translated from the coding sequence TTGACGGCTTTAAATCAGATTTTTGACCCATCCAAGCGTGATGTAAAAAGGCTTCAGAAAACAGCAGATAAGATATTGGCACTGGAAAGTGAGACCGCGTCCCTTAGCGACAACGCCCTCAGGAATAAAACGCATGTATTCCGGGAAAGGCTCAAAAACGGGGAGACGGTGGACCATTTGATTGTAGAGGCCTTTGCGGTGGTAAGAGAAGCGGCGTATCGGGCCATCGGTCTTAAGCCCTTTCTGGTTCAGCTCATCGGCGGGCTGGTGCTGCACGAAGGGAATATCGCAGAAATGAAAACCGGTGAGGGGAAAACACTGGTGGCTGCCCTGCCAACTTACCTCAACGCTCTTGAGGGAAAAGGTGTCTTTGTGGTGACGGTCAACGATTATCTGGCAAGGCGTGACCGGGAGCTCATGGGTAAAATCCATGAGTTCCTGGGACTAAGAGTCGGTCTTGTCATCAGCGGACAATCTTCGGAGGAAAAGAGGCAGGCATATGCTGCTGATGTGGTTTATGGCACGAACAATGAGTTTGGCTTTGATTACCTGAGAGACAACATGGCCTTGAGTCTTGACGGCCAGGTTCAGCGGGGCCTCCATTATGCGATTATTGACGAGGTAGACAGTGTGCTGGTCGATGAAGCGCGGACGCCGCTTATTATCGCGGCCCCTGGCGAGCCTGAAAGTAAGCTTTACCGCCTTGCCAACCGTTTTGTCAAAATGCTGAAGAAAGAGGATTATGAAAAGGACGAAAAGCTGAAGTCTGTCCAATTGACAGAAACGGGAATCCGGCGGGCAGAGATGTTCTTCAGTGTTGACAACCTTGCCGACATTGTCAATATGGAGCTTTTTCACTGCATTAACAAGGCGCTCTATGCCCATAAGATGATGCAGCTGGACAAGGACTACATTGTGGCCGGCGGCGAGGTAGTGATTATAGATGAGTTTACAGGGCGCACCATGCCGGGACGCCGGTTTTCGGACGGCTTGCACCAGGCCATCGAGGCAAAGGAAAACGTGCAGGTCAATGCCGAAACACAGACCATTGCAACGATCACTTTTCAAAATTATTTTCGTATGTTTGACAAGCTGGCAGGAATGACCGGTACAGCCAAAACAGAGGAGGATGAGTTTTCCTCTATTTATAATCTTAATGTGATTACAATTCCCACTAATAAGCCCATGATCAGGATCGATCATGAGGATGAGATATACGCGACCGAGGCTGCAAAATTTAAAGCGGTGACCAAGGATGTCCTTAAGCGCCATCAAAAGGGGCAGCCCGTTCTGATCGGTACAGTGTCCATTGAAAAATCAGAGGAGCTCAGCGGCTATCTTCAAAGAGAAGGGATTGAGCACACAGTGCTGAATGCAAAGTATCACGAGCTGGAGGCTGAAATTATTTCAAAGGCCGGTCAGGCAGGCGCTGTGACGATTTCGACCAATATGGCCGGCCGGGGTACAGACATTGGCCTGGACGAAGCCGCTCGGAAACTCGGGGGTTTATACGTTATTGGAACAGAAAGGCATGAGAGCAGGCGGATCGACAATCAGCTGAGAGGGCGTTCGGGGCGTCAGGGTGATCCGGGAGAGTCCCGCTTTTATTTATCTCTGGAGGACCCGCTGCTGAGGATATTCGGGGATGAACGGATTAAGAAGCTGAGCGAGGCCATTGACCTCCAGGAGGGCGAAGCCATCACCAGTAAAATGTTGACAAAAGGAATAGAAAACGCCCAGAAAAAACTAGAAAGCAAGAATTTTGACGACCGCAAAAACGTTTTGAAATATGATAATGTTATGAACCGGCAGCGTGAGATCATCTATAATCAGCGCCAGAAGGTTTTGGACGGCGAGGAGATACACGACCAGATCCTTTCCATGGGGCAGCGTATTTTTGAATCGGTACTGGATATTTTTATGAGTGGCCCGATCGCCGACCATTGGGACATTGAGGGGCTGAAGGAAGCCTTTGGCAAGTCCTTTTTCCCGGAGACTGATTTTTGCTTTGTCGACATTCTTGAAAGCCGCGAAGCGCTGGAACAGGAAATCTCAGTTCTTTTTAACGCCCATTTGGAAAAGCTCTCAGCAGCGCTCGGCAGAAAAAAACGGGATGCGCTTGAGAGGGAGATCCTTTTAAAGACGGTAGACATGGCCTGGATGGATCACATCGATAATATGGACCAGCTAAAGCAGGGAATCGGCCTGAGAAGCTATGGACAGAATGATCCGGTAAAGGAATATACAAAGGAAGGCTTCGCGATGTTTGACGAGATGGTTCAGGAAATTCAAGAGAATACAATCAGAATGCTGCTGCGCTGCCAGGCGGACATGACCATTGCAGACAGATCATATTGA
- a CDS encoding adenylosuccinate synthase has translation MSISVLVGAQWGDEGKGKMIDYLSKDCDLIVRFQGGDNAGHTVINEHGVFKLHLIPSGIFNEGGECLIGTGTVVNPDVLEDEIKQIEDADVEMSGLKISGKAHVLMPYHQKLDELMEAAGGIGTTKRGIGQAYSYKALRKNLRFEDLLNLNSARKKLEAILPVINNQMRAYGAEDYTVDFLYKKCEKWAERFASMIVDPIRYLHSYIDAGKNILFEGQLAAMKDIDLGIYPYVTSSNPTAAYAAVSGGFSAKKIDRVIGVAKAFSSAVGAGPFPTEEFEGDIDLIRGTGDKPDDEFGARTGRSRRLGWLDIPVLKYTNLINGFDTLALCKIDKLDNLPEIKVCVAYELDGEVIDYFPNTEELERVKPVYETLPGWMCSTKEIRRLEDLPENAKKYIKTIEELVGTTVGYVGVGPDREELAV, from the coding sequence ATGTCAATTTCTGTATTAGTTGGAGCACAGTGGGGCGACGAAGGTAAGGGCAAGATGATTGACTACCTGTCAAAGGACTGTGATCTGATCGTCCGTTTTCAGGGCGGCGATAACGCCGGACATACGGTTATCAACGAGCACGGTGTGTTCAAGCTGCATTTGATTCCAAGCGGTATTTTTAATGAAGGCGGAGAGTGCTTGATCGGTACAGGTACAGTGGTGAATCCGGATGTTCTGGAAGATGAAATCAAACAGATTGAAGATGCTGACGTTGAAATGAGCGGACTGAAAATTTCCGGTAAGGCTCATGTTTTAATGCCGTATCATCAGAAACTGGATGAGCTGATGGAAGCAGCTGGTGGTATTGGCACCACCAAACGCGGGATTGGCCAGGCTTATTCTTATAAAGCTTTGCGCAAAAATCTGCGTTTTGAGGATTTGCTCAATTTAAATTCTGCAAGAAAGAAGCTGGAGGCCATTCTGCCGGTTATCAACAATCAGATGAGGGCCTATGGCGCTGAGGATTATACGGTCGATTTTCTCTATAAAAAATGTGAGAAATGGGCAGAGCGCTTTGCATCCATGATTGTGGATCCGATCCGTTACCTGCACAGCTATATTGATGCTGGTAAGAATATATTATTTGAAGGCCAGCTGGCTGCCATGAAGGATATTGATCTGGGGATTTATCCCTATGTGACATCGTCTAATCCAACAGCGGCTTATGCGGCTGTAAGCGGCGGCTTTTCGGCTAAAAAAATTGATCGTGTTATCGGTGTAGCCAAGGCCTTTTCAAGCGCTGTAGGAGCAGGGCCTTTCCCGACAGAGGAATTTGAAGGGGACATTGACCTGATCCGGGGAACCGGAGACAAACCGGATGATGAGTTCGGGGCCAGAACCGGACGTTCCAGACGTTTGGGCTGGTTAGATATCCCGGTGCTTAAATATACAAATTTAATCAACGGATTTGATACGTTGGCATTGTGCAAAATTGATAAGTTGGATAACCTTCCGGAAATTAAGGTGTGTGTTGCCTATGAGCTGGATGGTGAGGTCATTGACTATTTCCCGAACACCGAAGAACTGGAACGTGTAAAACCGGTTTATGAAACACTGCCGGGCTGGATGTGTTCCACAAAAGAAATCCGGAGGCTTGAAGACTTGCCGGAAAATGCGAAAAAATATATTAAGACAATTGAAGAGCTGGTCGGAACCACTGTTGGTTACGTCGGCGTTGGCCCAGATCGCGAAGAGTTAGCTGTTTAG
- the carA gene encoding glutamine-hydrolyzing carbamoyl-phosphate synthase small subunit, with amino-acid sequence MSYFKRDKRAYILLSDGTVYEGYNFGCEGTTIGEIVFTTGMTGYQEVLTDPSYYGQIVLQTYPLIGNYGVNNDDMESEKSWVNGYIVKEWCEEPSNFRTTATINDFLVKQGKIGIWDIDTRALTRKIREFGTMNGAITTEDVYEKKEELLEQIRSYKVVNPVQVVTQKKKGWFYTRENRANHVALMDYGYKHNILRMLLQQGCNVTVMPASSTVDDIRRLNPDGIMLSNGPGNPEDNVEIIKNIQDFIAYGKPIFGICLGHQLLALAMGGTTRKMKYGHRGLNQPVKDLSKDRVFITSQNHGYAVESIPEDVGTISHVNMNDGSCEGIAYKNIPAFTVQFHPEASAGPNDTGYLFERFSDLMERGQQGCL; translated from the coding sequence ATGTCTTATTTTAAACGTGACAAGCGCGCCTACATTTTGCTGTCGGACGGAACGGTTTACGAAGGCTACAATTTCGGCTGCGAAGGCACCACCATTGGGGAGATTGTCTTTACAACCGGGATGACCGGGTATCAGGAAGTCCTGACAGACCCGTCCTATTATGGACAGATCGTGCTTCAGACTTATCCGCTTATTGGAAATTATGGGGTCAATAACGACGACATGGAGTCTGAAAAGAGCTGGGTAAATGGCTACATTGTAAAGGAATGGTGCGAAGAACCATCAAACTTCAGAACCACAGCCACCATCAATGATTTTCTTGTAAAGCAGGGGAAAATCGGTATCTGGGATATTGATACCCGCGCGCTGACACGCAAGATCCGCGAGTTCGGTACTATGAACGGCGCCATTACCACTGAGGATGTATACGAGAAAAAAGAGGAGTTGCTGGAGCAGATCAGAAGTTATAAGGTTGTCAATCCAGTACAGGTTGTAACCCAGAAGAAAAAGGGATGGTTCTATACCCGTGAAAACCGCGCGAACCATGTGGCGCTTATGGATTACGGATACAAGCATAATATTCTCAGAATGCTTTTGCAGCAGGGCTGTAATGTGACGGTTATGCCGGCCAGCTCGACAGTCGATGACATCCGAAGACTGAATCCGGACGGTATCATGCTGAGCAACGGACCTGGCAACCCTGAAGATAATGTGGAAATCATTAAAAACATTCAGGACTTTATCGCATATGGAAAACCGATCTTTGGCATCTGTCTGGGACATCAGCTGCTGGCGCTGGCAATGGGTGGGACAACCCGCAAAATGAAATACGGACACCGCGGGCTGAACCAGCCGGTTAAGGATTTATCTAAGGATCGGGTCTTTATTACCAGCCAGAACCATGGCTATGCCGTTGAAAGTATTCCAGAGGATGTGGGAACGATCTCTCATGTCAATATGAATGATGGCAGCTGCGAGGGGATTGCCTATAAAAACATTCCGGCTTTTACAGTGCAGTTTCATCCGGAGGCCAGCGCAGGCCCCAATGATACAGGATATTTATTTGAACGTTTTTCGGATTTAATGGAAAGGGGACAACAGGGATGCCTTTAA
- the carB gene encoding carbamoyl-phosphate synthase large subunit, which produces MPLRNDIKRVLVIGSGPIVIGQAAEFDYAGTQACKALKAVGLEVILINSNPATIMTDKAMADKIYIEPLTLDVVKRVILLEKPDSILSTLGGQTGLTLSMQLAKEGFLDEHNVKLLGANVETIDKAEDRQEFKDMMKEIGEPVIPSKVVTTVDDALDFASTMGYPVIVRPAFTLGGTGGGIADNPEQLHEIATNGLRLSPITQILVERGISGWKEIEFEVMRDSKGNVITVCSMENFDPVGIHTGDSIVVAPCQTLSDKEYQMLRTSALKIISALGVEGGCNCQFALDPENFNYAVIEVNPRVSRSSALASKATGYPIAKIASLIAVGFSLDEIMNDITGKTPACFEPVIDYIVVKFPRWPFDKFVYAKRTLGTQMKATGEIMSIGNSFEQAMMKAVRSVELGFDTLSVEKYREAPDDEIMEAVGRKDDERCFVVYEALYRGLDMEKIWEATQIDMWFLDKLRHLAVMERDLREKGLSDERGMERLAVARELGFMDSTIERLTGEKIPTGRQYASFKMVDTCAGEFKAETPYFYSTMDKENETEIFLDEHKNDKKKILVFGSGPIRIGQGIEFDYCSVHCAWALKELGYEAIIVNNNPETVSTDFDTSDRLYFEPLTAEDVRSIVETEKPDGAIVQFGGQTAIKLTKHLDEINVGILGTDPKYIDAAEDRELFDDLLERCAIPRPKGETVYTTEEAVKVAERLGFPVLLRPSYVLGGQNMIIAYEEADVVEYMNIITEHELENPVLIDKYLMGTEVEVDAICDGTDYLIPGIMEHIEKAGVHSGDSISVYPPQTLSQEIKDTIIDYTGKLAKELHVIGLVNIQYVVYEGEVYVIEVNPRSSRTVPYISKVTDIPMVNLATRIMMGATLKEMGYTSGLHPVKDCVAVKVPVFSFAKLQDVDTQLGPEMKSTGEVLGVGKKFEDAVYKGLVAAGYKMERTGGVLLTVRDRDKDEIVDIGRRFHEMGFKIFATVGTALVLNENNVPAKVVKRMAEKAPNIGDLLESGKVTYVISTSTKGRQPEQDEVKMRRKAVESSISLLTSLDTARALLNCLESNKTMADIDLVDINTI; this is translated from the coding sequence ATGCCTTTAAGAAATGATATTAAGCGTGTACTTGTCATCGGGTCTGGCCCGATCGTGATTGGCCAGGCGGCAGAATTTGACTATGCCGGTACTCAGGCCTGTAAGGCCTTGAAGGCAGTTGGCCTTGAGGTTATTCTCATCAACTCAAACCCGGCCACCATCATGACCGATAAGGCCATGGCCGATAAAATTTATATTGAGCCATTGACGCTGGACGTCGTTAAACGGGTTATTCTGCTGGAAAAACCAGACAGTATCCTTTCTACCCTTGGCGGACAGACCGGTCTGACCTTATCCATGCAGCTTGCAAAGGAAGGCTTTTTAGACGAACATAACGTTAAACTGCTGGGCGCGAACGTTGAGACCATCGACAAGGCAGAGGACCGCCAGGAGTTTAAGGACATGATGAAGGAAATCGGAGAACCCGTCATTCCTTCAAAGGTTGTTACAACGGTTGATGATGCCCTGGATTTTGCCTCTACCATGGGCTATCCTGTCATTGTCCGTCCGGCCTTTACCTTGGGCGGAACCGGCGGCGGGATTGCCGATAATCCAGAGCAGCTTCATGAAATTGCCACCAACGGCCTGCGCTTATCGCCGATCACCCAGATTTTGGTTGAACGTGGCATTTCAGGCTGGAAGGAAATCGAATTTGAAGTCATGCGTGACAGTAAGGGGAATGTCATCACGGTCTGCTCCATGGAAAACTTTGACCCAGTCGGCATCCACACAGGCGACTCCATCGTCGTAGCGCCATGCCAGACATTGAGCGACAAGGAATACCAGATGCTCAGAACCTCTGCCCTTAAGATCATTTCTGCTCTGGGTGTAGAGGGCGGCTGTAACTGCCAGTTCGCACTGGACCCGGAAAATTTCAATTACGCGGTTATCGAGGTAAATCCGAGAGTTTCCCGTTCTTCAGCGCTGGCTTCAAAGGCAACCGGCTACCCGATCGCCAAGATCGCATCGCTTATCGCTGTGGGCTTCTCATTGGATGAAATTATGAATGACATCACAGGCAAAACACCGGCCTGCTTTGAACCAGTCATCGACTACATTGTTGTTAAATTCCCGAGATGGCCGTTCGATAAATTTGTTTACGCCAAGCGTACCTTGGGTACACAGATGAAGGCAACCGGTGAAATTATGTCCATCGGTAACAGCTTTGAGCAGGCGATGATGAAAGCCGTTCGTTCGGTTGAGCTGGGCTTTGATACCCTGAGCGTAGAAAAATACCGTGAGGCGCCGGATGATGAAATCATGGAAGCGGTCGGCCGTAAGGATGATGAACGCTGCTTCGTTGTCTACGAAGCCCTGTACCGAGGACTGGATATGGAAAAAATCTGGGAAGCCACCCAGATTGATATGTGGTTCCTCGACAAGCTCCGCCACCTGGCAGTGATGGAACGCGACCTCCGCGAAAAAGGCCTGAGCGACGAACGCGGTATGGAACGTCTGGCGGTTGCCCGTGAGCTTGGCTTTATGGATTCCACCATTGAGCGGCTGACCGGTGAAAAGATTCCGACAGGCAGACAGTATGCTTCCTTTAAAATGGTTGACACCTGTGCCGGAGAATTTAAGGCTGAAACACCTTATTTCTATTCTACGATGGATAAAGAAAATGAAACGGAAATTTTCCTGGATGAGCACAAGAATGATAAAAAGAAGATCCTTGTATTCGGCTCTGGTCCGATCCGTATCGGTCAGGGGATTGAGTTTGACTACTGCTCTGTACATTGTGCCTGGGCCTTAAAAGAGTTGGGCTATGAGGCGATTATCGTCAACAACAATCCGGAAACCGTATCGACAGACTTTGATACCTCAGACCGTCTGTATTTTGAGCCTTTGACAGCAGAGGATGTGCGCTCAATCGTAGAGACGGAGAAGCCTGACGGCGCCATCGTCCAGTTCGGTGGTCAGACAGCCATTAAGCTGACAAAACATTTGGATGAAATTAACGTCGGTATCCTGGGGACAGACCCTAAATACATCGACGCCGCTGAAGACCGCGAACTCTTCGATGATCTGCTGGAACGCTGCGCTATCCCGAGACCAAAGGGAGAAACCGTCTATACAACCGAAGAAGCTGTAAAAGTGGCAGAACGGCTGGGCTTCCCTGTACTCTTGCGTCCATCCTATGTGCTCGGCGGTCAGAATATGATCATCGCCTATGAAGAAGCCGATGTTGTGGAGTACATGAACATTATTACGGAACATGAGCTTGAAAATCCTGTGCTAATCGATAAGTACCTCATGGGTACAGAGGTAGAGGTCGATGCGATCTGTGACGGAACAGATTACCTGATCCCGGGGATCATGGAGCATATTGAAAAAGCCGGTGTTCACTCCGGGGACTCGATCTCGGTTTATCCGCCGCAGACACTGTCTCAGGAAATTAAGGATACGATCATTGATTATACAGGCAAGCTCGCCAAAGAGCTTCATGTTATTGGCCTTGTAAATATCCAGTACGTTGTCTATGAGGGAGAAGTTTATGTCATCGAGGTAAATCCGCGCTCTTCAAGAACAGTACCATATATCTCTAAGGTGACCGATATTCCAATGGTTAACCTTGCAACCCGGATCATGATGGGGGCAACCTTAAAGGAAATGGGCTACACCTCCGGCCTTCATCCGGTTAAAGACTGCGTGGCTGTCAAGGTACCGGTATTCAGCTTTGCGAAGCTCCAGGATGTCGATACCCAGCTTGGACCAGAAATGAAATCAACCGGTGAGGTTCTGGGTGTCGGAAAGAAATTTGAGGACGCTGTCTACAAAGGGCTTGTAGCCGCCGGTTATAAAATGGAACGCACCGGCGGGGTGCTTCTGACCGTGCGTGACCGCGATAAGGACGAAATTGTGGATATCGGACGCCGTTTCCATGAAATGGGCTTTAAAATCTTCGCGACTGTCGGCACTGCGCTGGTACTCAATGAAAATAATGTGCCGGCAAAGGTTGTTAAGCGTATGGCAGAGAAAGCGCCTAACATTGGCGATCTTTTAGAAAGTGGTAAGGTAACCTATGTTATCTCTACCTCTACAAAAGGCCGTCAGCCAGAACAGGATGAGGTTAAGATGCGAAGAAAGGCTGTTGAAAGCTCCATCAGCCTGCTGACCTCTCTCGATACGGCCAGAGCTTTGCTGAACTGTTTGGAATCCAATAAAACAATGGCCGATATTGACCTGGTAGACATCAATACAATTTAG
- the greA gene encoding transcription elongation factor GreA: MTDHLNEELVMTQEGLDNLKKRLEYLKTVKRYEVAARIKTAREYGDLSENAEYDEAKSEQGFVEGEISELEAKIKKVKVIDDNDIHTEDVGVGSIVKVKDLEFGDTEEYKIVGSAESDIIQNKLSNESPVGRGLIGAKVGQVVTIPIPDGEVQYEILDIRR; encoded by the coding sequence ATGACTGATCACTTGAATGAAGAATTAGTAATGACCCAGGAGGGTCTTGATAATTTAAAGAAACGTTTAGAGTACTTAAAAACCGTTAAACGTTACGAAGTTGCGGCACGTATTAAAACGGCCAGAGAATATGGCGATTTGAGTGAAAACGCCGAGTATGATGAAGCGAAATCCGAACAGGGCTTCGTAGAAGGCGAAATTTCTGAACTTGAAGCCAAAATTAAAAAGGTTAAGGTCATTGATGATAATGACATTCATACCGAGGATGTTGGTGTCGGCAGCATTGTTAAGGTGAAAGATCTTGAGTTTGGCGATACCGAAGAATATAAAATTGTCGGGTCAGCAGAATCCGACATTATACAGAATAAATTATCGAACGAATCACCCGTTGGCAGAGGCTTGATTGGCGCCAAAGTCGGGCAGGTGGTGACCATCCCGATTCCGGATGGTGAAGTTCAGTATGAAATTTTAGATATCAGAAGATAG
- the lysS gene encoding lysine--tRNA ligase — translation MSEENLSEVLAVRREKLKKLQEEGKNPFEMTRYDVTAYADDVNENFEAYEEKPVSMAGRIMSKRGQGKVGFYDLQDSTGKIQMFLKKDLLENYDEIKTYDIGDIVGIKGEVFKTQKGQISVRVKELTLLSKSLQILPEKYHGLKDTELRYRQRYVDLIVNPEVKNVFILRSQIIRKIREFLDNRGFIEVETPVLYNLAGGANARPFVTHHNALDIPLYMRIALELPLKRLIVGGFDKVYELSRVFRNEGMDATHNPEFTLLETYEAYADYDDVMNMVEALYGFLAKEILDTDTVEYEGHDISLAAPFKRARMVDLVEEHTGVNFDVMTDLAEAQEAAKKLHVDVEDKHSIGEIIAEVFDEYVEDKLIQPTFVTMHPVEISPLSKREPTDPRYTQRFELFINGAECANAFSELNDPIDQKGRFEAQVQKKADGDDEAHPYDADFINALEVGLPPTGGLGIGIDRLVMLFTGQHSIRDVILFPTMKPLDD, via the coding sequence GTGAGCGAAGAAAATTTAAGTGAAGTACTAGCTGTCAGGCGTGAAAAGCTGAAGAAGCTTCAGGAGGAAGGAAAGAACCCCTTCGAGATGACACGTTATGACGTAACTGCATACGCAGATGATGTCAATGAAAACTTTGAGGCCTATGAAGAAAAGCCTGTTTCCATGGCAGGCCGTATCATGTCTAAAAGAGGCCAGGGAAAGGTTGGTTTTTATGACCTTCAGGACAGCACTGGAAAAATCCAGATGTTCTTAAAGAAGGATTTGCTGGAAAATTATGATGAAATCAAAACCTATGACATCGGCGATATTGTCGGCATTAAAGGCGAGGTGTTCAAAACACAGAAGGGACAGATTTCGGTTCGCGTAAAGGAACTGACGCTGCTCAGCAAATCTCTTCAGATTTTACCAGAAAAATATCATGGGTTAAAGGATACTGAGCTGCGCTACCGCCAGCGTTATGTCGATTTGATTGTAAATCCTGAAGTTAAGAATGTTTTTATCCTGCGTTCTCAGATTATCCGCAAGATACGTGAGTTTTTAGATAACCGTGGCTTTATCGAAGTAGAAACACCGGTTTTATACAATCTGGCAGGCGGTGCCAATGCCCGCCCCTTTGTGACCCATCATAACGCTCTGGATATTCCGCTTTATATGCGTATCGCTCTGGAATTACCCCTTAAGCGCCTGATTGTCGGCGGATTTGATAAAGTATATGAACTGAGCCGTGTGTTCCGTAATGAGGGTATGGACGCGACCCATAATCCAGAGTTCACCCTGCTTGAAACCTACGAAGCCTATGCGGATTATGATGATGTTATGAATATGGTAGAGGCGTTGTATGGATTTTTGGCAAAAGAAATCCTTGATACGGATACCGTGGAATACGAAGGACATGATATTTCATTGGCAGCACCTTTCAAACGTGCAAGAATGGTAGATTTAGTTGAAGAACACACCGGAGTCAATTTTGATGTTATGACAGATCTGGCAGAAGCACAGGAAGCGGCGAAAAAGCTGCATGTAGACGTAGAAGACAAACACTCCATCGGCGAAATCATCGCCGAAGTTTTTGATGAATATGTGGAAGATAAGCTGATTCAGCCTACCTTTGTAACCATGCATCCGGTAGAAATTTCACCTTTATCTAAACGTGAACCCACCGATCCAAGATATACCCAGCGTTTCGAGCTGTTTATCAACGGCGCCGAATGTGCCAATGCGTTCTCTGAGCTCAATGACCCCATTGACCAGAAAGGTCGTTTTGAGGCACAGGTGCAGAAAAAGGCTGATGGCGATGATGAAGCGCATCCGTACGACGCAGACTTTATCAATGCGCTGGAAGTGGGCCTTCCGCCTACAGGTGGCCTTGGAATCGGTATTGACCGTCTGGTTATGCTGTTTACAGGACAGCACAGTATCCGAGACGTTATCCTTTTCCCAACCATGAAGCCACTGGATGATTAA